One candidate division KSB1 bacterium genomic window carries:
- a CDS encoding glycosyltransferase family 2 protein: MKLAVIIPAYNEEMTIADVVTEFKTALPEAKIYVGDNNSDDATAKRAREAGAEVIFCGRQGKGFTIRTMFEEVDADIYVMVDGDTTYCASNVRELIAPVIQNKADMVIGTRKQASKSSFTFSHRIGNRILTTLINLIFRVKLKDVLSGYRIISRKMLGDLTLLARGFELEVELTIRALQEGYKILDMPIEYRHRPKGSVSKLSTWGDGFLILYSIITLFRDYNPMMFFFILSMIFFIAGMASGLDIFIIFLMTGHMYHLGLAIFTAICILLSAIIFFMGLLLDSLNNSLRLTQLSIHQKNLLIQKLLKNNSEAAK, from the coding sequence ATGAAACTGGCAGTTATTATCCCCGCCTATAATGAGGAAATGACTATCGCCGATGTCGTAACAGAATTCAAAACAGCGCTGCCCGAAGCGAAAATCTATGTCGGAGACAATAACAGTGACGATGCGACAGCAAAACGAGCACGAGAGGCAGGGGCAGAGGTCATTTTCTGCGGCAGGCAAGGCAAAGGATTTACGATCCGAACCATGTTCGAGGAAGTGGATGCCGATATCTATGTGATGGTCGATGGCGATACCACTTATTGTGCTTCAAACGTTCGCGAGTTAATAGCTCCAGTTATTCAGAATAAAGCAGATATGGTCATTGGGACTCGCAAGCAAGCCAGCAAAAGTTCCTTCACCTTTTCTCACCGAATTGGCAACCGAATTTTAACCACCCTCATCAATCTGATCTTTAGGGTCAAATTAAAGGATGTTCTATCGGGTTATCGAATCATCAGCAGGAAGATGCTGGGAGATTTGACTTTATTGGCCAGAGGATTTGAACTGGAAGTTGAATTGACGATCCGAGCTTTGCAAGAAGGCTATAAGATTTTGGACATGCCAATCGAATACCGACATCGCCCAAAAGGATCAGTTTCGAAACTGAGCACTTGGGGAGATGGCTTTCTAATCCTTTATAGCATTATCACCCTGTTTCGCGATTATAATCCCATGATGTTCTTTTTTATTCTCTCCATGATATTCTTCATTGCGGGGATGGCAAGCGGACTGGACATTTTCATTATTTTTCTAATGACTGGTCACATGTATCATCTGGGCCTCGCTATTTTTACGGCGATCTGTATCTTACTCTCTGCCATTATCTTTTTCATGGGCCTGCTATTAGACTCACTGAACAATAGTCTCCGATTAACACAGCTATCGATTCATCAAAAAAATCTGCTCATTCAAAAGCTGCTCAAAAATAATTCTGAGGCGGCAAAATGA
- a CDS encoding glycosyltransferase family 4 protein gives MKVIIYCSKFPPLAGGAGKSAHYLCQYLRTRGHQVYVLCEHAPGLKMIERVDDGYVIHRVKVPFMKNRGSGLYFLLLCLAIALKGIQISIKIKPDIFHFYDAATGIAGLITKFWYNKPSIYAFGGSMTYEYMCNSNLKNQLDPALGENHIWKNARGILKLILAIEKKFFFKNDRVYTAAQYLSDMLAQHWQLFYPKVRYIPNGIDTELLKRKNFEDIKTQLGYRYLIYVGVRLVKYKGLDVLIEACLPILDAIDAHLVIGGTGPEEQQLKQLANGHPRIHFLGNLSWEQNIQYVRSADLFVLPTLVDKTPNCIMEAIALEVPCITSDIAGVRELFPDHGGLLIKPNDPVLLREKIRWAFEHPEQVKIMARRARNFIVEQYDWKPICSKIEQLYFEFFDQQKNS, from the coding sequence ATGAAGGTCATTATCTATTGCAGTAAATTCCCGCCGCTGGCTGGGGGGGCAGGAAAGAGCGCTCATTATTTGTGCCAATACCTCAGAACTCGAGGGCACCAGGTTTATGTGCTTTGTGAGCATGCCCCAGGACTGAAAATGATCGAACGGGTAGATGATGGTTATGTGATTCATCGGGTAAAGGTACCATTTATGAAAAATCGAGGTTCAGGGCTCTATTTCTTATTGCTCTGCCTGGCAATTGCCCTCAAAGGAATTCAGATAAGCATCAAAATAAAACCTGATATCTTTCACTTTTATGATGCTGCCACTGGGATTGCAGGCTTGATCACAAAATTCTGGTATAATAAGCCCAGTATCTATGCCTTCGGGGGGAGCATGACCTACGAATACATGTGCAATTCCAACCTAAAAAATCAGCTTGATCCTGCATTGGGCGAAAATCATATCTGGAAGAATGCCCGTGGTATCCTCAAACTCATTTTGGCCATTGAAAAAAAGTTCTTCTTCAAAAATGACCGCGTCTATACTGCCGCACAATATTTATCAGATATGCTTGCGCAGCACTGGCAACTGTTTTATCCAAAGGTCAGATATATCCCCAACGGAATCGACACGGAGCTGCTAAAACGGAAAAATTTTGAAGACATCAAAACTCAACTTGGCTATCGGTATTTAATCTATGTCGGGGTACGATTGGTGAAATATAAAGGTCTTGATGTATTGATTGAGGCCTGTCTTCCAATTCTCGATGCGATAGACGCACATTTGGTCATAGGGGGCACGGGACCAGAGGAACAGCAGTTGAAGCAGCTTGCGAACGGCCATCCACGGATCCATTTTCTGGGAAACCTAAGTTGGGAACAGAACATTCAATACGTTCGATCAGCCGATCTTTTCGTCTTGCCTACATTAGTGGATAAAACTCCCAATTGCATCATGGAGGCGATTGCTTTAGAAGTGCCTTGCATCACTTCGGATATTGCTGGTGTCCGTGAACTTTTTCCCGATCACGGAGGCTTATTAATCAAACCGAATGATCCTGTATTGTTACGAGAAAAAATCCGCTGGGCTTTTGAACATCCAGAACAGGTGAAGATCATGGCACGCCGCGCCAGAAATTTTATAGTCGAACAATACGACTGGAAACCAATCTGCTCGAAAATCGAACAACTTTATTTTGAATTCTTCGACCAACAAAAAAACTCTTAA